The Algoriphagus halophilus genome window below encodes:
- a CDS encoding arylsulfatase: protein MKQKLSFLKIAILTLLFLPLLANAQDKPNIVVIWGDDIGYWNVGAYTHGMMGRTPNIDGIARDGMLFTDHYGQPSCTAGRAAFIMGQLPVRTGMTTIGIPGSTQGIQAVDPTLAQVLKTQGYATAQFGKNHLGDRNEFLPTMHGFDEWFGNLYHLNAEEEPEELDYPGQKNPAYLEKFGPRGVLHAWATDVDEPTVDPKFGKVGKQRIENTGPLTRERMETFDAEVTEETLKYLDKVGKEDKPFFIWYNTTATHIWSHSTNKYIQAAVNEGRAEEDVVRAKMIEHDELIGKVLQKIKDMGEEDNTIVIYSTDNGNELMYWPDGGYAPFRGEKGTTWEGGLRVPMLVKWPGKIPAGTYSNGIQSHEDLYVTLAAAAGLPNLKEELLAGKKMGDQTFKTHLDGYNNLDLWTGKTDKSARREMFYYDESDLMAIRVDAWKMHIGVKHGGNWFDEKSYPSVPYIVNLLMDPMEKMTPDSEEWGYVGRKFVAQKLWAPTAAVPFLQAHLKSLVDYPPSQGGESLNMKATIEKAMKMMEQPTGGTH, encoded by the coding sequence ATGAAACAAAAATTATCGTTTTTAAAAATAGCCATTCTTACTCTGTTATTTCTGCCTCTATTGGCAAATGCACAGGATAAACCAAATATTGTAGTCATTTGGGGCGATGATATTGGATATTGGAATGTTGGTGCTTATACCCACGGAATGATGGGTAGAACTCCTAATATTGATGGCATAGCCCGTGATGGAATGTTGTTTACAGATCACTACGGACAGCCAAGTTGTACAGCTGGAAGAGCTGCCTTTATCATGGGACAATTGCCAGTAAGAACAGGGATGACTACTATTGGTATTCCTGGTTCCACGCAAGGTATTCAGGCAGTAGATCCTACTTTGGCACAAGTGCTAAAAACCCAAGGCTATGCCACGGCGCAGTTCGGAAAAAATCACTTGGGTGATCGTAATGAGTTTTTGCCGACCATGCATGGATTTGATGAATGGTTTGGAAACCTCTATCACCTCAATGCAGAAGAAGAGCCAGAGGAATTGGATTATCCTGGACAGAAAAACCCCGCATATCTAGAGAAATTTGGGCCAAGAGGAGTTTTACATGCTTGGGCTACAGATGTTGACGAGCCTACTGTTGACCCGAAATTCGGTAAGGTTGGGAAGCAACGCATCGAGAATACGGGCCCGCTTACCCGGGAGCGAATGGAAACTTTTGATGCGGAGGTAACAGAAGAAACATTGAAATATCTGGATAAAGTGGGCAAAGAGGATAAACCATTTTTTATCTGGTACAATACAACAGCTACCCATATTTGGTCTCATAGCACAAACAAATACATCCAAGCGGCTGTAAATGAGGGTCGCGCAGAAGAAGATGTAGTTCGTGCAAAGATGATCGAGCATGACGAACTTATCGGAAAAGTCCTTCAGAAAATTAAAGACATGGGGGAAGAAGATAACACGATTGTGATCTATTCTACTGATAATGGAAATGAATTGATGTATTGGCCTGATGGAGGATATGCACCATTTAGAGGTGAAAAAGGAACTACTTGGGAAGGTGGCCTCCGCGTACCGATGCTTGTAAAATGGCCAGGTAAAATACCGGCAGGAACCTATTCCAATGGAATTCAAAGCCATGAAGATTTATATGTGACACTCGCAGCTGCTGCAGGTCTTCCAAATTTGAAAGAAGAACTATTAGCTGGAAAGAAAATGGGTGACCAAACCTTCAAAACACATTTGGATGGATATAATAACCTGGATCTGTGGACTGGTAAAACAGATAAATCTGCCCGAAGAGAAATGTTTTATTACGATGAATCAGATTTGATGGCAATCAGAGTAGATGCCTGGAAAATGCATATTGGTGTAAAACATGGTGGAAACTGGTTCGACGAAAAATCCTATCCAAGCGTCCCTTATATTGTTAATCTATTAATGGATCCGATGGAGAAAATGACTCCTGATTCAGAAGAGTGGGGATATGTAGGTAGAAAGTTCGTTGCTCAAAAACTTTGGGCTCCTACAGCTGCTGTTCCTTTCCTACAGGCACATTTGAAATCATTAGTTGATTACCCACCAAGTCAAGGAGGAGAATCATTGAATATGAAAGCCACAATTGAAAAAGCGATGAAAATGATGGAACAGCCAACTGGAGGAACGCATTAA
- a CDS encoding HAD family hydrolase has translation MRNLALPFLLLLASVLLLTFCTPKEESNVGLMEEVQNPELVSWNEGPTKQAIIDYVMDVTNPSSSNFIPVEDRIATFDNDGNLWSEQPAYFQLFFAIDRVKALASEHPEWSTQQPFKSVLENDMKTLSTFGEHGLLELVMASHTGMSTEEFEQIVIDWLETSRHPRFDRPFNELIYQPMLELLDYLRANEFKTFIVSGGGIEFMRPWVDEAYGIPSDQVVGSSIATEFDYNNGNPIIKRIPKIDFIDDKEGKPIGINRFIGKKPVFASGNSDGDLQMLQWTDSNKYKSFQLYLHHTDAEREWAYDKNSSIGRLDKGLEEALNKGWTVVDMKKDWKVIYPFEMK, from the coding sequence ATGAGAAATTTAGCGCTCCCATTTCTTTTATTATTAGCATCAGTTTTACTACTCACTTTTTGCACTCCTAAAGAAGAATCTAATGTTGGTTTAATGGAGGAAGTTCAAAATCCTGAACTTGTTTCTTGGAATGAAGGACCCACAAAACAAGCAATTATTGATTATGTAATGGATGTAACCAATCCATCCAGTTCAAACTTTATACCTGTAGAAGATCGTATCGCAACTTTCGACAATGACGGAAATTTGTGGTCGGAGCAGCCTGCTTATTTCCAATTATTTTTTGCCATTGATCGAGTGAAAGCCTTAGCATCAGAACATCCTGAATGGTCTACCCAACAACCATTCAAGTCTGTTTTGGAAAACGATATGAAAACGCTAAGCACATTTGGGGAGCATGGTTTATTGGAATTGGTAATGGCTTCCCATACTGGAATGTCCACGGAAGAATTTGAGCAAATCGTAATCGACTGGTTAGAAACTTCCAGACATCCTCGCTTTGATAGACCTTTTAATGAATTGATCTATCAACCCATGTTAGAGTTGCTGGACTACCTAAGAGCGAATGAATTTAAAACCTTTATCGTATCTGGTGGAGGAATTGAATTTATGAGACCTTGGGTAGATGAGGCATATGGAATCCCCTCTGATCAAGTAGTAGGAAGTAGTATCGCGACCGAATTTGATTACAATAATGGAAACCCAATTATCAAACGAATTCCAAAAATTGACTTTATAGATGATAAGGAAGGTAAACCTATTGGGATCAACAGGTTTATCGGCAAAAAACCTGTATTCGCCTCTGGAAACTCTGATGGAGATTTGCAAATGCTTCAGTGGACGGATTCCAATAAGTATAAATCATTTCAATTGTATTTGCACCATACTGATGCTGAGCGTGAATGGGCCTATGATAAGAATTCTTCTATTGGGAGATTAGATAAAGGCTTGGAGGAAGCACTTAATAAAGGGTGGACCGTGGTAGATATGAAGAAGGATTGGAAAGTGATTTACCCTTTTGAAATGAAATAA
- a CDS encoding helix-turn-helix domain-containing protein: MKLELNFYNFIYVFSCSLGYLLSIVLLTYGIKKRSTNILMGLSFLFLSHGILLAGLIDTGLIIHFPFIYRTGNLAGLIYAFLPFLYIQFTLFKSQFKWWHLIHLLPALIYTVDYWPVLMMNSSEKLDLILSEVNDPYLIVSFTQSRFFPSGFYTPFRTILVNFYWILSLILVWKFKKANPALGEKKDVYHWIQTYLFFQLVMFLPFYFTLGSLDKDVLFKAVHFGAALQDLSTGLFLLYFPNILYGFDFSGEKMTLEKPEPDGSKNLPKGPSIDEEKAADLDQILKMKLEEKVFLIKGYSINDLAKDSGIPHYLLSQYINHHLGISFPDYINRERIFYCCQLLDSDQAENYTLEAIGELSGFSNRNSFSAAFKKVMGKSPSKYLKDKSEKK, from the coding sequence ATGAAGCTTGAACTAAATTTTTATAATTTCATTTATGTATTTTCCTGCTCCTTAGGATATCTTTTGAGTATAGTTTTATTGACTTATGGAATAAAAAAGAGATCTACCAACATCCTAATGGGACTGAGTTTTTTGTTTCTTTCCCATGGAATTCTCTTGGCAGGTTTGATAGATACTGGCTTAATTATCCATTTTCCCTTTATCTATAGAACAGGTAATTTAGCAGGTTTGATTTATGCTTTTTTACCTTTTTTATATATCCAATTTACCCTATTTAAATCCCAATTTAAATGGTGGCATTTGATTCATTTATTGCCAGCCCTTATCTACACTGTTGATTATTGGCCTGTATTAATGATGAATTCCTCCGAAAAATTAGATTTGATTCTTTCGGAAGTAAATGATCCCTATTTGATTGTAAGCTTTACTCAAAGCAGATTTTTTCCATCAGGATTTTATACTCCTTTTCGAACAATTTTAGTCAATTTTTATTGGATTTTAAGTTTGATTCTCGTTTGGAAATTTAAAAAAGCGAATCCCGCTTTGGGAGAAAAAAAGGATGTTTATCATTGGATTCAGACTTATTTATTTTTCCAATTAGTTATGTTTTTACCCTTTTATTTCACTTTAGGAAGTTTAGATAAAGATGTTTTGTTTAAAGCTGTTCACTTTGGAGCGGCATTGCAAGACTTGTCCACAGGACTGTTTTTGTTATACTTTCCAAATATTTTATATGGATTTGATTTTTCAGGGGAAAAAATGACCTTAGAAAAACCAGAACCGGATGGATCCAAAAACCTGCCAAAAGGTCCTTCTATCGACGAAGAAAAAGCAGCTGATTTGGACCAAATCCTAAAAATGAAACTAGAGGAGAAAGTTTTTTTAATTAAAGGGTACTCTATAAATGACTTAGCAAAAGATTCTGGGATTCCTCATTATTTATTGAGCCAATATATAAATCATCATCTAGGAATTTCATTTCCAGATTATATTAATAGAGAGCGGATTTTTTATTGTTGCCAATTATTGGATTCTGATCAGGCGGAAAATTACACCTTGGAAGCGATTGGAGAATTGTCTGGATTTAGTAATCGAAATTCATTTTCTGCTGCTTTCAAGAAAGTTATGGGAAAATCCCCTTCCAAGTACTTAAAGGATAAGTCTGAGAAAAAATAG
- a CDS encoding cupin domain-containing protein has product MSFFVTLKIEFRDRSITLGEGGMLIIPRGVEHYPIADEEVYLLLFEPQNTKNTGNVMTERIVIRKVLIL; this is encoded by the coding sequence ATGAGTTTTTTTGTAACTCTAAAGATTGAGTTTCGAGATCGAAGCATAACCTTGGGTGAGGGTGGGATGTTAATTATTCCCAGAGGAGTTGAGCACTATCCAATAGCAGATGAGGAAGTTTATCTTTTGCTTTTTGAGCCTCAAAACACCAAGAATACTGGAAATGTGATGACCGAGAGGATTGTAATTCGAAAAGTTTTAATTCTTTAA